A window of Apium graveolens cultivar Ventura chromosome 8, ASM990537v1, whole genome shotgun sequence contains these coding sequences:
- the LOC141678808 gene encoding protein PROTON GRADIENT REGULATION 5, chloroplastic, whose protein sequence is MATSVSICSSFTGTWATSMANEDCAMLVKSVPTQVRVGKPIRSQPMMKNVNEGKGLFAPAVVVVRNIVGKKQFNQLRGKAIALHSQVINEFCKSIGADQKQRQGLIRLAKKNGERLGFLA, encoded by the exons ATGGCAACTTCAGTTTCCATTTGTTCTTCTTTTACCGGGACATGGGCAACATCCATGGCTAATGAAGATTGCGCCATGTTGGTTAAGTCAGTTCCTACGCAGGTACGCGTTGGAAAGCCTATTCGATCACAGCCAATGATGAAGAATGTTAATGAAGGGAAAGGACTTTTTGCTCCTGCTGTTGTGGTAGTACGTAACATAGTTGGTAAGAAGCAGTTCAATCAGCTTAGAGGAAAGGCAATTGCTTTACACTCTCAG GTTATTAACGAGTTCTGCAAGTCGATAGGAGCAGATCAAAAACAACGACAAGGGCTCATCAGACTAGCAAAGAAAAACGGTGAGAGACTTGGATTCCTGGCATAA